Part of the Methylorubrum populi genome is shown below.
CGGCGGTCGAGTTGGGCAAGCTTCTCGGGGCGCGCGTCATCGCCTGCGCCTCCTCGCCGGAAAAGCTCGAGACCGCCCGCGCCCACGGCGCCGACGACCTCGTCGACTACAAGGCGAACAACCTGCGCGAGGCACTGCGGCGCCTCACCGGCGAACGGGGCGTCGACGTCGTCTACGACGCGGTCGGCGGAGACCTCGCCGAGCCCGCCATGCGCGCGCTCGGCTGGAAGGGTCGTTTCCTCGTGATCGGCTTCGCCGCGGGCGAGATCCCGAAATTCCCCCTCAACGTCATCATGCTCAAGGGCATCGATGTGCAGGGCGTCCATTGGGGCGCCTTCGTCGAGCGCGAACCGGAGGCGCACAGGGCGAACCAAGCCCAGCTGCTGGCCTGGGCGGCGGAGGGCAAGCTGACGGTGAAGGTGCACGGCACCTATCCGCTCGCGGCCTATGCGGAGGCGCTCGGGGTTCTCGTCCGCCGCGAGGCGGTGGGCAAGGTGTTGCTCGATCTCAGAGGATAGAATCGCGCTCGACCGAACGGGGGCGAGGCTTCGCGGTGGTGGCCTCGGAGGTGAAGGCGCTCGCCGCCCAGACGACGCGGGTCACCGACGAGATCACCCGGATCCACGGGGGCCGGTCAAGCCGTGGCGGCGATCGGCGGCATCGCGGCGCGGATCGCCGAGCTCGATACGGTGTCCGTCTCGGTCACCGGTGCCGTCGGCGAGCAGGGCGCGGCCACGAACGAGATCGTGCATCGGGTCGGCCGGACCGCGCAGGCCCCCCGCGCCGTGACCGGTCACGTTGCCGAGGTTACGAAGCCCGCCGAACGGACGGGCTACGCCGCCGACCACGTCCTGCAGGCCGCCTCCGACATGTCGGCCCAGGCCGATCAGCGGCGGCAGGAGGTCGCGCGCTTCCTCGCCGATGTCAGCGGTCGAGCCGCGCCAGCGCCGCGGCGATGCGGGCCGCACCCGGCCCCCCGCCGGAGGCGACCGCATGGCGGCGGTCGAGGGCGATGGCGCCGCGGTGGCTCGCATGGGTGATGGCGATGGCGAGCGCGTCGGCGGCGTCGGCGAGCTTGAACTCCGCCTTCGGCAGCAGAAACTTCACCATCGCCTGGATCTGAACCTTCTCCGCGTGGCCGTTTCCGGCCACCGTCTTCTTCACGAGGTTGGCCGCGTATTCCGACACCGGCAATCCGGCGAGGGCCGGCACCAGCAGGGCCACGGCCCTGGCATGGCCGAGCTTGAGCGTCGCCTGCGCGTCCTTATTGACGAAGGTCTCCTCGACCGAGACCTCGTCGGGCGTGTGGGTCGTGACGATGCGGGAGAGGCCCTCGTGCAGCTCGCGCAGGCGCAGCGCCAGGGGCAGGTCGCCGTCCGAGGTGACGACGCCGCAGGCGAGGTAGGACAGCTTGGTGCCTCGTGCCGCGATCAATCCCCAGCCGGTGCGGCGCAGGCCGGGATCGATGCCGAGAATGCGGACGTCCGTGGTCATGGCCTCGGCCTCCTTCAAAGCATCGAACCGATACGGTACGTACCGTGAACGAAGCCTTGCCGCAAACACGCGCCGCGCCTTACCGACGCCTATTGGAGTTTGAACTCGCCCTCCAGACGGAGCGCCACCTCGTCGCCGAGCAGCGGCAGGAAGGCATTCACGCCGAATTCCGAGCGCTTGATCACCGTCCAGCCATCGAAGCCCACGGAGTAGATCTTGTCGACGGGGTTGACGCCCGCTTGGTTGAAGGTGGCGTCGAACGAGACCGGCTTCGACACGCCGCGCAGGGTCAGCGTGCCGTTGACCCGTGCCGTGGTCGGGCCCGTCGGCTCGACCGATTGGCTCACGAAGGTCGCCTCGGGGAACTTCTCCACATCGAGAAAGTCGGGCTGCTTGAGATGGGCGTTGAGCTTGTCGTTCAGACCATTGGCGCTGCCGGTGCCGATCTTGATCGAGAGGGTGCTCTTGCCCGGCGCGGCAGGATCGAGGACGAGGTCGCCCGATACCTCGGTGAACTGACCGTAATAGGTCGAGAAGCCGAGATGGCTGATCGACCACGTGATCTTGCCGTGGGCGGGATCGAGGCGATAACGCCCGGCCTTCACCTGTTTCGGATCCTTGGTCAGGGCCGAGGCGGCCTCCTGGGCCGGGGCAGCGCCGGGCGCGGCCAGGGCGAAGCCCGCCAGCAGGAGGGCGGCGAGGGCGAGCGTGCGCTTCATGCGGTCACCTTGTCGGTTGTGCCGCCAAGACGGATATGGCCTTAGGCCGAACGCGGCAACGGACCCTTCGAGGATCGACGGTTTCAAATGATCGGCAAGCTCAAGGGGATCGTCGATTCCTACGGCGAGGATTTCGTGATCCTCGACGTGAACGGCGTCGGCTACGTCGTCCACTGCTCCGCCCGCACCCTGCAGCGCCTGCCCAAGCCCGGCGAGGCGACGGATCTCGCCATCGAGACGCATGTGCGCGAGGACATGATTCGACTCTACGGCTTCCGCTCGGACGCCGAGCGGGAGTGGTTCCGCTTGCTCCAGACGGTGCAGGGCGTCGGCACCCGCGTGGCGCTCGGCGTATTGTCGGTGCTGGAGCCGGCCAACCTCGCCACCGCCATCGCCACAGGCGACAAGGGCGCCATCGCCCGCGCGCCCGGTGTCGGCCCGCGCCTGGCCGCCCGCCTCGTCGCCGAACTGAAGGACAAGGCGCCCGCCTTCGCTCCGGTCGATCCGGCGCTCGTCGCCCTGACCGGCGCGGTCGAGGACAGAACCGCGCCGCAGCCGGTCGCAGACGCGATCTCGGCCCTGGTCAATCTCGGTTATCCCCAGGTGCAGGCCTCGGCCGCCATCGCCGCCGCCCTGAAGGGCCTGGGCGACGGGGCCGAGACCGTGGAGGCCAAGACGCTGATCCGGCTCGGGCTGCGGGAACTCGCGCGATAGGGAGCGCCCGGACCCCTCAGCCGCCCTCGTCGAAGGGCGGCGGCTGCAGGCGCTGCCAAGCCGAGGCGATCCGTTCCGGCTTCACGCCGAGCGCCTCGGCGCAGGCGAGCAGCGACGGTTCGTCGCTCATCACATGGTCGAGAACGGCGCCGAGGAAGCCGGGATCGTGCAGGCTCTCGCGCAGCGTTCCGGGCTCGAGGCCGCTCGCGGCGACGAATCGGAAGAGCCGATCCTCGTCGGCGGCGAGCCATCCGAGCACATCGATCGCGAGACGTTCGCTCGCGCCATCACTATGATCAAGTTTGCGTTTCATCAACGAGTGGCAGTTTAAGAGAGTACGAGGGCCGGGCCACGGGGTGGAACGCCATCGCGACCGCGCCGGAGCAGGTCATGAAGAAAACCGTTCTCATCGTTGAAGACAACGAGCTGAACATGAAGCTCTTCGACGATCTGCTGGAAGCGCACGGCTACGCGACCCTCAAGACCGCCAACGGTATCGAGGCGATTGAGCTGGCGCGTGCGCACCACCCAGACTTGATTCTGATGGACATCCAGCTTCCCGAAGTCTCGGGCCTGGAAGTGACAAAATGGCTCAAGGACGACGACGACCTTCGTAACATTCCTGTGATCGCTATCACCGCTTTTGCAATGAAAGGCGACGAGGAACGCATTCGTGAAGGGGGTTGCGAGGCTTATTTGTCCAAGCCGATCTCGGTTGCCAAGTTTTTGGCAACGGTCCGCCGGTACATTGGCGATGACGGCACTCCCTGAGACCTCTCCGGACTGAATGCCGTCGCGGTCGTGAAGGCCGCGCATCGGAGGAACGATGTCCGCTCGCGTCCTGATCGTGGATGATCTCTACCCCAACGTACGGCTGCTCGAGACAAAACTGTCGCTCGAGTATTTCGACGTGGTCGTGGCGATGAACGGGCCGGACGCGCTCGCCATCTGCGAGAAGGGCGCCTGCGACGTCGTGCTGCTCGACGTGATGATGCCGGGCATGGACGGGTTCGAGGTCTGCCGGCGGCTCAAGTCCAACCCCGCCACGGCCCACCTGCCGGTGGTGATCGTCACCGCCCTCGACCAGCCCGCCGACCGTCTGCGGGGGCTGGATGCGGGGGCCGACGACTTCCTGACCAAGCCGATCGACGACACCGCGCTGATGACGCGGGTGCGCAGCCTCGTGCGGCTGAAGGCGGTGACCGACGAGCTGCGCTCGCGCGCCCTAGCGACACGCGAAATCGGTGGTCCCGATCCCTTGATTCTCGCCGCCGCGGATACCGGCGAGGGCGCGCGCATCCTCCTCGTGGAGGACCGTCCGAGCGCCATCGACCGCATCGGCATGGCCCTGTCCCAGCACCATCAGGTCACCGTGGAGTGCGATCCCCACCGCGCCCTGGTTCAGGCGCCGGAAGGCGGGTTCGACCTCGCCCTGGTGAGCCTCGACCTCGAAGGATTTGATGGCCTGCGCCTGTGCAGCCAGATCCGCTCGCTGGAGCGGACCCGCAACATGGCGCTGATCATGATCGGCGAGATGCACGAGCGGGCCCGCATCACCCGCGGCCTCGATTTCGGCGTCAACGACTACCTGCTGCGTCCGGTCGACCGCAACGAGCTGATCGCGCGGGTGCGCACCCAGGTGCGGCGGCTGCGCTTCTCGGAGACCCTGCGCGGGGCGCTCCAGGCCTCGATGGAACTCGCGATCACCGACGACCTGACCGGCCTGCACAACCGGCGCTACCTCGACCGGCATCTCGGCCCGGTCTTCGGCGAGGCGGCGCTGCAGCAGAAGGGTCTCGCCTGCCTGCTTCTCGACATCGACCGCTTCAAGTCCATCAACGACACCTACGGACACGAGGCCGGGGACGAGGTGCTGCGCGCTTTCGCCGACCGCATCCGCCAATACGTGCGGCCGATGGACATTCTCGCCCGCTACGGCGGCGAGGAGATCGTGATGGTCGTGCCGGGCGCGGAACTGCCCGATGCCCGCGCCATCGCCGAGCGCATCCGCGAGCGGATCGAGGCCACGCCCTTCGCCATCGAGGGCGGGACGCGCGATATCGGGGTCACCGTCTCGGTCGGTGTCTCGGTGCGGCGCCCGACCGATTCAAGCCCGGCCGACCTGCTCAAGCGCGCCGACACCGCCCTCTACCGCGCCAAGTCCTCCGGCCGGAACCGGGTCGAGGCGGCAGCGGCCTAGAGCATCATCCCGAAAGGTGGTGTGCGGCTTTCGGAAAAAGATGGTGCAAAAACAGATCCCTAGCGCGGTCCGGTCGAATCTTCCGGGTCGGCGAAGCCGGGGGTCCTCAGGCGCCTTCGCGCGCGGGAAGCGGCATTCCGGTCGCGCCAGCCGGCGGAGTGAGACCGAGGAGCCGCGCGATCTCGTCGCCCTCCGCCCCGCCGAGAAGGTCGGCCAGGGTGTAGCCGTCCAGCACCGCCAGGAAAGCCGCCAGGGCCTCACCCAGGACCCGCCGCAGGCGGCAGGGCGCGGTGATGGCACAGGAGCCCGCGGCGAAGCACTCGACCAGCGCGAGGTCGTCCTCGGTCGCCCGAACCACCGCGCCGACCACGATCTCGGCCGGCGGCTTGGCGAGGCGCAGGCCGCCGCCCCGCCCTCGGATCGTCTGAATCAAGCCGAGCCGGCCGAGCTGATGCACCACCTTCGTGAGATGGCTCTCGGAGATCCCGTAGGCCCGGGCGATCTCGGCGATCGAACTCTGCCGCGGTTCGCGCAAGCCGATATAGATCAGCGTCCGCAGAGCGTAGTCCGTGTAGCGGGTCAGGCGCATGACGGATCCGAAGGGCTTTTAAGGTACATTCCGTTTGCATCTTATCGCGCGGTGCGGCAAAAGGTTCATGTCGAATGGATCTTTGGATTCGCCCATGCCCGCATCGCTCTCGCCCCAAACCGTCGCCGTCGTCAAAGCCACCGTCCCGGCCCTTGAGACCCACGGGCTCGCCATCACGCGGCGCATGTACGAGCGCCTGTTCGAGAACGCCGACATCCGCGACCTCTTCAATCAGTCGCATCATGGCGAGACCGGGTCGCAGCCGAAAGCGCTCGCCCTCGCTGTTCTGGCCTATGCCCGCAACATCGACAATCTCGGCGTGCTGACGGGCGCCGTCGAGCGCATCGCCCAGAAGCATGTCGCGCTCAACATCCTGCCGGAGCACTATCCCTTCGTGGCCGACGCCCTGCTCGCGGCGATCCTTGACGTGCTGGGCGAAGCGGCAACGCCCGAGATCCTCGCAGCCTGGGGCGAGGCCTACTGGTTCCTCGCGGAACTGCTGATCGGCCGTGAGGCAACCATCTACCGGGATCAGGCGGCCAAGGCCGGCGGCTGGAACGGATGGCGCGATTTCGTCGTCGAGAGCGTCAAATCCGAGAGCGAGACGATCCGCTCGTTCGTCCTGGTCCCGGCCGATGGCGGCCAAGTGCTGCGACACGAGCCGGGACAGTATCTCGGCTTTCTCGTCGACCTCCCGGGCCGGGGCGTGCTGAAGCGGAATTACTCGATCTCCTGCGCCCCGAACGCGCGCGCCTACCGCATCACCGTCAAGCGGGAGGATGACGCGGACCGACCGGCCGGCCTCGTCTCGAACTGGCTCCACGCGGAGGCACGGCCCGGGACGGTGCTGAAGGTCGCCGCCCCGGCGGGCGACTTCTTCCTTGACCGCCGAAGTGCCGAGCCGGTGGTCCTCGTCAGCGGCGGCGTCGGCCTGACCCCGATGGTCAGCATGCTGGAGAGCATCGCGGCCGAAGCGCCCGCCCGTCCGGCCTGGTTCGTCCACGGCGCCCTGAACGGGCGGGTCCACGCCATGGGAGCGCATGTGCGCGGTCTCGTCGCGAACCGGGAGAACCTGTCGGCCCGCACCTTCTACGCGGAGCCGGATCCTCAGGATCGGCCCGGCGAGCACTACGACGAGGCGGGGCTGATCACGACGGATTGGCTGATGGCGAACACGCCCTCGGAGCGGGCGACTTACTACCTGTGTGGCCCCAAGCCGTTCCTGGCCGCGCTGTCGAGCGGGCTGACGCGCGCCGGCGTACCGGCGGAGCGGGTCCGGTTCGAGTTCTTCGGCCCGGCCGACGAGCTTCTGGACGAGGCGCCGAAGCAGGCGGCCTGAGGCGCGGATGCGGCAGCTCTCGGGGGCAGGCTCAGCCTGCGCCCGGATCGGTCTCGTCGCCCTGAGACGGCACGCCCGGCTTGCCGTCGGTCTTCTCGCTCGGATCCTTGACCGCGTCGGGGGCGCTGTTGGCGGGCTTTTCCCCGTCACGGCGCTCCCGCTCGCGGTCGTCCCCGTTCTGCCCGTTCATCGTCACGCTCCCTCAGGAATCTGGCTTAGGTCGGAGCCGGTCAGGATCGCTTGGCGCGATCGGGCTCGCCCGCGACGGGCTCCCCCTCGCGGGGACCGGCCGAGGCCTTTCGGTCGGAATGGCCGCCGGAGGAGCCGCCGAGCGCGGGTGGCGTGCGTCCCGCCGCCTCGCCACCACCGCTCCACTCGCCGTGCCGCTCGCCATCCGAGCGCCCCCCGGATCCCTGGCCGGTAATGGCCGCCTGCTCGGCCGTCTGATGGCCGCCGCCGGCCGGATGAGGGCCGCGCGAGCCGACGGCCTCGTCGGGCTTGCGGGTACCGGTATTGCTCAGGTCCTCGTCGGGTCGGTTCTCATTTCCCATCGTGCCCCCCCTCGGAATCGCCGTGGCGCGGCGGCTCTTCCTGGCCGACGGCGGCGGTGGCGCGCTCGATCGCCTCCTGCGCCGCGGCGTCGGGCCGGGTCCGGGACGACGGATCGGAAATCCGGCGTAGATTTTCTTCGGGTGTTTCGGCCTCGGTCTGGTCTACCGCATCCTGAGAGGCGCCGGAGCGATCCGTCCCGGAGGCGATGCGCGCGGTCTCGGCCGTGCCGTCGGGATTGCCCTTCAGGTCGGCCTGGATCCGCGACGGCACGCCCAGGTCGAGCGGGGAATCGGTGCCGAAATCCTGGCCGTTGCGGTCCGCGTCGGCGTCGAACTCCTTGAGCGACGGCCGATTGGGAGACGTCTCCATCATCATCATCCTCCAGAACTGACCGGGACAACAATCCGGGACTGGAGGAGTTGCGGTGCGGGGCCGTTAAAGCTCCGCACCGCCTCTCACATGTTAGCCGATGCCCTCGAACAGGACCGAGGAGATGTAGCGCTCGGCGAACGAGCAGGCGACGGTGACGATGCGCTTGCCCTGGAACTCGGGACGGCCCGCCAGTTCCAGCGCCGCGGCGACGTTGCCGCCGGTCGAGATGCCGCCGGGAATGCCCTCGAACTTGGCGAGATCCCGCGCCGTGTCGATCGCCTGCTGGTTCGAGACCTTGAGCACGCCGTCGAGGACGTCGGTGTGCAGGTTCTCGGGAATGAAGCCGGCGCCGATGCCCTGGATCTTGTGCGGGCCGGGCTGGCCGCCGGAGATCACGGGGCTGTCCACCGGCTCCACCGCGAACACCTTGAGGCCGGGCAGACGGGGCTTGAGCACCTCGCCGACGCCGGTCACCGTGCCGCCGGTGCCGACACCCGCCACGAAGGCATCGAGCTGGCCCTGCGTGTCGTTCCAAATCTCCTCCGCGGTCGTCTTGCGGTGGATCTCGGGATTCGCCGGGTTCGAGAATTGCTGCGGCATCACCGCGCCGTCGATCTCGCGCAGCAGCTCCTCGGCGCGGGCGATGGCGCCCTTCATGCCCTGCGGCCCGGGGGTCAGCTCGAGCTGCGCGCCGAGGAAGGCGAGCATCTTGCGCCGCTCCAGCGACATCGTCTCCGGCATGACCAGGATCAGGCGGTAGCCGCGTGCGGCGGCCACGAAGGCCAGCGCGATGCCGGTATTGCCCGAGGTCGGCTCGACCAGCGTGCCGCCGGGCTTGAGCCGGCCGGAGGCTTCGAGCGCGTCGATCATGTTGACGCCGATGCGGTCCTTCACGCTCGAGATCGGATTGAAGAATTCGAGCTTGAGCAGGATCTCGGCATCAACGCCCCGCTCCTTGGTGAGCCGGTTGAGGCGCACGAGCGGCGTGTTGCCGATGGTCTCGGTGATCGAGCCGTAGACGCGGCCGTGTCCGGGTTTCCGAACCGGGGTTGAGGTGTCTGTCATCGTCTGTCCGCTCCCTGAGCGCTCCCGTGCCGACGCGGTCGACGGCCCGGCGCAGGAGCGCGCGCCAAAACGAGAGGTTCGGCATCGGTCCGAAGGTGGATGACCGGCACGGGGCTCGGCAAAGCCGATGCGAAACCAGAAACTTAGCGCTCCCGCCGAAGCGGTGGCCGCTGCGGCGACGCGTAGCCGATTTCGCAAGCTCCGTCGAGCATCCCGCTCGGCGGATACCAGCCTTTACACGGGGAGCGCACGGCTGAGCTTATTCGGAGAATTTTATTTTATTTTTCCGCGCGCAAACGACAGTATTGTCATCTTCGAAGCGCTGACTGGACAGCGCGGTTACGAGCCGGCGCCGCACCGTCAGGCCGCGAGCAGGCGGGTCGCGAGAATCAGGACGGCAATCCCCGAACTAGTCGCGAGAACCGCCAGGGTCGCGGCTCCCTCGTGGTGGGCGCGGATGAAGTCGTAGCGCGTCGCGGCGGTCGCCGACGGCACCTTCGGGACGACGCGCTGGTGAACCCGGTCGATCCGCATTCCGTCTCTCCGCGTGGCCGGCCGCGAAAGGCGCGACCGAGGAGCACGAGGAAGCGGCCCGGGGGCCTGACGGAACATGAATCCCGACCGCTCTCCACGAAACGTCGTCAACGGGGTCTTAAACCGGGGCTTAGAGCGGCGTCGTGCCGGCTCGTCCGAGAAGCCGGCACGGTTTCGGAAACGCCGCTCCTACAGCGCGCGATCGAAGCGCAGTTCGCCGTTCGGGCTGCGGATCACGAGTTGCGATCCGTCGAGATCCCATTTGCCCGCCGTGCGCAGGGCGATGAGGAAGGCCTGCTCGGACGCGGCCAGCCCCTTCTCGCAGGTCTTCTTGGTGAGCGCCAAGGGACCGACGGCGAGGTGCTGCTCGCGCAGCGGGAAGGCCGTGGCGGTGAAGGTATTGCAGCCGCCGTAGCCGCGCGCGCGGTACTGCGTGTCGATGATGAAGCTCGGACGGTCGGCACCGGTGAACGGCTTGCCGTTCATGCTGACCGCGGTCCACATCGAGCCGAGGGGAAAGATCTTCTCCTGCGGCTTGGTCCCGGGGACGTATTGCGGCTTCTTCTCCGGCTGCTTGCCGGCGCCGAAGCCGGACGGATTGCCGCCCATGCTCATCTGCGCCGTGGCCGGCGCGGCCGCGAACGCGGCAACCGCGCAGGCCAGCGCGGCGGTCAGCATCCTGTTCATCGTTCAGCCCCCTTTCTGCTCGGCTGCCTCACCCCGGAGCCCGGCTGGCCGCACGCGGCGCGGACACGGCTCTCGACTCTTTCGCCCATTACGGCGCGCAGGCACCGAAACGTTCGGGCCGCGCACCCGGTCCTGGCATCTGGTTCTGGGCGCTAGGGGGAATCGACACAGATTCAAGCACAATTATGGTCAAGACCCGTTCAGGATCCGGTTCGGCGGCGATCCTGCCTGATCCAGGCGCCGAAGACCTTGTGCGCCAGGACGCTTCGGCGAGCGAGTCGGCGGGGACAGGCGAAATCCCGTTTCTCACAAGCTTTGCCGAAACGAACCGGCCTTCCGGACGGTTGATGGGGCGACAGAGCGTTTCCGTGACCGATGGCGCGGAAGGGCCCAGGACGCACGTGGCGAAGAGGACGCGCGTGGCGAAGAGTGAGGAGAGTGGTTTGACCGGATCGGACGAAGGAGCGTCGAGCGGCGCCTCGCCCAACACGATGACGGCGGCCCAGAGCCGGGGTGCCCGCGGCCTGCTCGGCTGGTCGGAGGCGGAACTGGCCCGGCGCTCGGGACTGGACGAAGGCTTCGTGAAGAGTTTCGAGGCCGGCACGGGCGATCCCGCCTCCGGCCAGGTCGAGGCCCTGCGCAGCGCCCTGATGCAGGGCGGCATCGTCTTCACCAACGGTGCGACGCCGGGCGTGCGGCTCTCGGAGGAGCAGCGCGGCGGCAACGAGGGGACACGGGTGGATCAGCTCACCACCGAGAACGACCGCTGAAGCGCAGCCTCACCCCGTGGCCAGGGCCTTGAGGTCGAAGGACGGATCGGCGGCCTGCTCCGGCGTCAGCACCTTGGACGCGGCCAGCAGGCGCCGGGCGGCCATGTGGTCGGCGGGGCGATCCACCGACTCGACGGCGCTGAGCGCGCCGTCGCGGAAGCGGAACACCGAGACGCCGGCCCCGGCCCGGCGCAGGACGCTGGCATCCGTCGGCGCGGCGAGTCCGGCGATCTGCAGCTTGTGCGGCCCCTGATCGCTCCAGAACCACGGCACCGCGTCGTAGGCGGCGGGCCGTCCGGTGAGCCGGGCGGCGAGGCAGCGACCCTGATCCACCGCGTTCTGGACCGATTCGATCCGCACCCGGTCGCCGCCGGGCATTCCCGCGGCGAAGCGGCTCGGAAAACGGACGCAATCACCGATGGCGGAGATCGCCGGATCGCTGGTCGCCAGGAAGGCGTCGACCTCGATGCCGTCGCGCACCGTCAGCCCGGCCTCCGCCGCTAGCTCCTGGTTCGGCACCACGCCGATGCCGACGACGACGAGGTCGGCGGCCAGGCTCTGCCCGTCGGCTGCCCGCACGGCGGCGACCCGTCCCCCCTCCCCCTCGATGGCGGTGACGCCCGCCCCGAACAGGAACGTGACGCCGGCCTCCTCATGGAAGGCACGGAACACTTCCGAGGTCTCCGGCGAGACCGCCCGCGCCATCACCCGCTCGGCCGCCTCGATCACCGTGACGGAGAGGCCGCGGGCGGCGCAGACGGCCGCGAATTCGAGGCCGATGAATCCGGCGCCCACGACGACGATCCGGCGGATGTCGGCGATCGCGGCCCGCAGGGCATCGGCGTCGTCGAGGGATCGGAGCTGGCGCACGCCCGTCAGCTCGGCCCCTGGCACCGGCAGCGCCCGGTTGCGTGTGCCCGTCGCGAGGACGAGGTGGCCGTAGGCGAGGCGCCCGCCATCCGAGAGACGAAGGCCGCGCTCCGCCCGGTCGATGGCCGTCACCCGCGTCCCGGAAAGATGATCGATGCGGTGTTCGGCGAAAAAGCTCTCCTGCCGCAGCAGCAGGCCGCGGGCGTCGGTCTTGCCGGCGAGGTAGGCCTTCGAGAGTGGCGGGCGCTGGTAGGGAAGCGCGGCCTCTTCGCCGACCAGGGTCAGGCGTCCGGAAAAGCCCGCCTCCCGCAGCGAGGCGGCGGCCTGGAAGCCGGCCTGCCCCGCTCCGACGACGACGATCGTCTCGATCGGCCCGCTCATTCGCCCGCCTCGGCCGGACTACGGATGGCCTTGGGCGCCGGGGGCGCCCCCTCCGCGAAAAAGCCACCAGGAATGGTCGGCAGGAAGCGGCGTCCCTCCTGCGCTAGATAGTCCCAGAACGCGTCGGAGGCCGGGCCGAGCACTTTGTCGGCGCGGCGCACGATATACCAGTCGCGCCGGATCGGAAGGCCCTCCACGTCGAGGAGGATGAGGCGCCCGCTCGCCAATTCCGCCGCGACCGAGTGGCCCGACAGCAGCGCGATCCCGAGCCCTGCCATCACCGCCTGCTTCAGCGTCTCGTTCGAGCCCGAGTCGATCCCGAGCTTGGCCCGGCGGATCATCACGCCGCTCATGAATTCCTCGAACACCGAGCGGGTGCCCGAGCCTTCCTCGCGCACGAGGAAGGATTCCTCCGCCAGATCCGCGCGGGTGAGGCCGCGCCGCCCGGCCATCGGGTGGTCGGGAGCGGCGATCAGCACCAGCGGATGGGGCCCGAACATCTCCGCCTCGATGGCGAAGTCCCGCGGCGGGCGGCCCATGATGGCGAAATCGATGTCGTAGTTGCGCAGCGCCTCGATCGTGTCCTGCCGGTTGCCGACGGTCAGCGAGATCTCGACCTTCGGGTGGCTCTCCATGAAGCCCGCGATCACCTGCGGTGCGAAGTACTTCGCCGTCGAGACGACGCCGAGGCCGACCCGGCCGCCGCCGCCGCCCTTCAGGGTGCGCAAGCGGTCGGTGCAGGTTTCCAGCACGGTGTTGATGCTGTTGATCGCCCACAGCATCTCGCGGCCGGCATCGGTCGGCTTGAGGCCGGTCGGCGTACGGTCGAACAGGAGGAGGCCCGCCTCCTCCTCAAGCTGGCGGATGCGGGCGTAGAGCGCGGCG
Proteins encoded:
- the cysK gene encoding cysteine synthase A, whose translation is MTDTSTPVRKPGHGRVYGSITETIGNTPLVRLNRLTKERGVDAEILLKLEFFNPISSVKDRIGVNMIDALEASGRLKPGGTLVEPTSGNTGIALAFVAAARGYRLILVMPETMSLERRKMLAFLGAQLELTPGPQGMKGAIARAEELLREIDGAVMPQQFSNPANPEIHRKTTAEEIWNDTQGQLDAFVAGVGTGGTVTGVGEVLKPRLPGLKVFAVEPVDSPVISGGQPGPHKIQGIGAGFIPENLHTDVLDGVLKVSNQQAIDTARDLAKFEGIPGGISTGGNVAAALELAGRPEFQGKRIVTVACSFAERYISSVLFEGIG
- a CDS encoding XRE family transcriptional regulator, which produces MTAAQSRGARGLLGWSEAELARRSGLDEGFVKSFEAGTGDPASGQVEALRSALMQGGIVFTNGATPGVRLSEEQRGGNEGTRVDQLTTENDR
- a CDS encoding NAD(P)/FAD-dependent oxidoreductase, translating into MSGPIETIVVVGAGQAGFQAAASLREAGFSGRLTLVGEEAALPYQRPPLSKAYLAGKTDARGLLLRQESFFAEHRIDHLSGTRVTAIDRAERGLRLSDGGRLAYGHLVLATGTRNRALPVPGAELTGVRQLRSLDDADALRAAIADIRRIVVVGAGFIGLEFAAVCAARGLSVTVIEAAERVMARAVSPETSEVFRAFHEEAGVTFLFGAGVTAIEGEGGRVAAVRAADGQSLAADLVVVGIGVVPNQELAAEAGLTVRDGIEVDAFLATSDPAISAIGDCVRFPSRFAAGMPGGDRVRIESVQNAVDQGRCLAARLTGRPAAYDAVPWFWSDQGPHKLQIAGLAAPTDASVLRRAGAGVSVFRFRDGALSAVESVDRPADHMAARRLLAASKVLTPEQAADPSFDLKALATG
- a CDS encoding META domain-containing protein; this translates as MNRMLTAALACAVAAFAAAPATAQMSMGGNPSGFGAGKQPEKKPQYVPGTKPQEKIFPLGSMWTAVSMNGKPFTGADRPSFIIDTQYRARGYGGCNTFTATAFPLREQHLAVGPLALTKKTCEKGLAASEQAFLIALRTAGKWDLDGSQLVIRSPNGELRFDRAL
- a CDS encoding LysR family transcriptional regulator, yielding MRNLSLKQLQAVAAVARLGTMTRAAQELNVTSAALYARIRQLEEEAGLLLFDRTPTGLKPTDAGREMLWAINSINTVLETCTDRLRTLKGGGGGRVGLGVVSTAKYFAPQVIAGFMESHPKVEISLTVGNRQDTIEALRNYDIDFAIMGRPPRDFAIEAEMFGPHPLVLIAAPDHPMAGRRGLTRADLAEESFLVREEGSGTRSVFEEFMSGVMIRRAKLGIDSGSNETLKQAVMAGLGIALLSGHSVAAELASGRLILLDVEGLPIRRDWYIVRRADKVLGPASDAFWDYLAQEGRRFLPTIPGGFFAEGAPPAPKAIRSPAEAGE